The stretch of DNA CAGGCGCCGCAGCTTCTGGGCGTCCAGACTGCGCAGCAGCTCCGCCACCTGAGGCGTCAGCTCCGGGCTGGCCGCGAGTCCTTCCGAGCCGACGAGCAGGCCGGAAAGGCGAGCCGCCAGCGCGCCGTCGAAGGCGTCGTCGTCCCCGCGTTCGTTTATGGCTCGTGCCAGCGCGCGCGGATCCAGCCCGGCCGGCGCGTCGTCGCCGAAGGCCGAGCGGGCCAGGTCGCCCCACAGCGAACGGGGCACCGTCTCCTTGGCGGCATCGGGATCGGTGAGAGTCAGCCTGTCGTACCGTGCGGGTATCAGCTCACAGGCGCGCGATCGCCACGGCGCCGGGCCGGCTTCGTCGGCCTCCGGCTCGGGACCGAGCACCGCCAGCAGGGCCGCCGCTTCGGCCTCGTCGAAGCCGCGCGCGATGCGCAGACCCGCCACGCTGCGGCGGTGCAGCCGGTCCGCCAGGTCGCGCAGCATGGGTTGGCCCGGATCGGACTCAGTTTCCTCGTGCAGTACGCGGTCGCGAGCGAAGCCGAAAACCAGGTTGCCGTGACCGGCGAGGGGCTCCTCTGCGCGGGCGGCCAGTGCGCTCGCCGCCTGCGCGAGCGCGGGGTGCCCGGGCGGGTACATGCCGTGTCGGTTGAGCGCCGCGGCCAGCTCGGTCAACAGGCCCGCTATCTCGGGCGCCAGCGGCTGGGCCGCTCCGGTCGACTCGCTCACGCGCGCCGCGGCACGGGCGACCCGGCGCGCAACGTCAGCGGCCGGGGGTGGGGAAGACCACCGCGCTCTCGTTCCCGTCGGCGCCGACGGCGGCTACGCCGAACAGGAAGTTGTCGATCACCATGCCCTCCATCGTGTGCTCGCTCGCGGCGCCGACCCAGCGCCAGTTGGTCCACTGCGGCGCCGTCGTCGCGCGCCAGTACACCTTGTAGCCCACCAGATCCGGATCTTCCACCGGCGTCCAGTTCAAGCGCGCGGACGGGCGCACCGCCCCTCGTATCTCGACGCCGGAGGGCGGCGGTGGAGCCCAAGCAAGGGAAGCGAGGGTAGCTGCGTTGACCGCCGTGAGCTTGGCCGCGTAGTCAAAGTCGATTCCCTCGATCACGTCCCCGTAGGCGATCCCGTCCTCCACCCGCAGGTCCTGGTGCTGGCGGGTATAGTTTTCGTGGGTCTCCATGATTCGCACCGCCGGGAACCCGGCGTCGTTGAAGGGGCGGTGATGGCCGCCCCGACCGAAGCGGTCGAGCCGATAGATCAGCAGCGCGCCCACGTTACGGTCTCCGAGGTACGTCTTCGTTATCCGCTGGACGTAGCGCGCGAGCTGCCGTGACGGGCCGTCCACCTCGCCGCCGAAAAAGCGGTGCGAGGCGTGCTGCCGCTCCGTGGTCGAAGGGGGAACCGGCTCCGAGAAGACGCGGAACGTGGTGTTGTCGACGACGCCGTCCACTCCCTCGATGTTGCCGATCATGTCGTTGTTGAGAACGCCTTCTATGACCCACCCCGAGTCGGCGGCGACCTGCGCCATGTGCCGTCCGCCGTACAGCCCCTGCTCCTCGCCCGACAGCCCGACGTAGACGATGCTCTTGTCGAAAGTGTAGCGCGACAGAACGCGCGCGGCCTCGAGAGCGCCGGCCATGCCGCTCGCGTTGTCGTTGGCCCCGGGGGAGTCCGACGTCGCGTCCAGGCCGTCGCTCACGCGGCTGTCGATGTCGCCGGACATGATCACGTAGCGGTCCGGGTGGCCGGCGCCGCGCTGGATCGCTATGACGTTGACTATGCGGGTGTCGACCGGGATCCTGGACTGCTCGTTGCCCTCCTGGACGTACCCCTGGAAGGACACCTCCAGGCAGCCCCCGCAAGCGGCCGAGATTCGGTCGAATTCGTCCCTGATCCATCTGCGCGCGGCGCCGATGCCCCGCGTGGCGGACAGCGTGTCCGACATGGTGTGGCGAGTGCCGAATTCGGCCAGCACGCGGATGTCGCGCTCGATGCGCTCGGCGGACACCGCGGCGACGACGTCCAGCACGCGGGCGTCGAGCGCCGCCGGAGTCCCTTCCGGGGGCTCATCCTGAATGCCACTGGCGGCGCCGGGGAGGATCAGGATGAGGAGCGACACGACCGTCGCCGCGACCTGAATCGAGCGGCCGTCGAACCGATAGCGTCCCATGGTCATCTCAAGATGCGTGGAGAAGTAGGGATGTCAGGAATCATGGATGGCGGGAACGTGGCAACATGGGGCTCCGACGCGACGCGGTCCAGAGCGGACCGCGATAGCCGTCGGGGACGGCGGCGTAGGGCCGAAACGTTGCGTGAAGCGGGCGTGTCTCCAAGGATGCACGCCGATTCCAGTGGTGGCTTTGGCTTTCATGGCAGGCGAGGAAGACCGATGCGGATGAAGTCGAGTGTTCTGTTTGTTGGAGTAAGCGTGTCGCTCGCGGCCTGTGGCAAGAGCCGGCCCGAATTGAGCCCGCCGGAGGTCGCTCCGCCCGCGCCCACGGTCGAGGTGGCGCCCGATATGGATTTCCGCAACGGCGTCGAGTACCGAGTGGAGGCCCGGCTGGAGGAGGGGCCGGACCTGCTGAACGCGCGCGCCGAGCTCCGCTACACGAACCGGTCGCGGGAGGCCATCGACACACTCTGGTTCCAGCAATACCTGAACGCTTTCCGCCCGAACAGCGGGTGGGCCACGTACGACGCGGAGCATCAGGACGAGAGCCCGTTTCAGGAGCTGGGGCCGGACGAGCACGCGTTCGAGCGCATCTCCGCCGCGGAGATAGATGGCCAGGGGGTGACCCCCGTCTATCCGGGTGCCCCCGACTCGACCGTCATGGCGCTTCCTCTGGCGCGGCCGCTCGCTCGAGGGCAGACCGTCGTCGTCCGCATCGACTGGCAGGCGAGGCTCGCCACTTTGGCGCGCCGGCAGGGACGGCGGGGCCGGCATTTCGATTTTGCCCAGTGGTACCCCCGCATCGCCGTGTACGATGACGAGGGCTGGAAGGTGAACCCCCTGATCAGGCCCGGGGAGTTCTTCGGCGAGTTCGGCGCCTGGGACGTCACCCTGGACCTGGCCGCCGATCAGGTGGTCGCATCGACGGGCGTGCCGGTGTCGGGTGATCCCGGCTACGAGGCCGCCGCGGCGGCAGGGTTCAGGCCCTTTTCCCTGGCGCGTGACGCCTACGGGGAGGCGCCTCCGGCAGGGGCGCTCGGCCTGCTGGCGGAGACGATCGAGCCGGGCCGCAAGCGGGTGAGGTTCCTGGCGGAGGAGGTGCATCACTTCGCGTGGAGCACATCGCCCGAATACATCTACGAGGGCGGTCGCTGGAAGGACCTCCCGGTCCACGTCCTGTATCAGCCCGGCGACGAGGAAGAGTGGGGGAACGGCGTGGTGCTGGAGCGAACCTACGCCGCTCTCGACTACATGCAGGAGATCTTCGACACCTACCCGTGGCCCCAGTTCACCAACATCCACCGGATCGAGGGCGGCGGCACGGAGTTCCCCATGCTGATCATGGACGGGGGGGCGCAGCTGGGGCTGATCGTGCACGAGACCGCACACCAGTACGCGCACGGTATTCTGGCGAGCAACGAGTGGCGCCACCCCTGGTTGGACGAGGGCATGGCGAGCTTCCTGACGACGTGGTTCGGGGAGGCGTCGGGAGGCCAGACCACGGCAGACGCGTGGGGCGGTCTGGTCAACACGGTGGGCGGGTGGGACGGCAGCGGCGAGTCGGAGGTCGTGGACCAGCACGCGGCCGATTTCTCGAGCTTCCAGGCTTACGGGCGGATGTCCTACAACAAGGGCTCCGCCGTGCTGTACATGGCGCGCGAGCTGCTGGGCGAGGACGCGATGCGCCGCGGCCTCAAGCTCTACTACCAGCGCAACAAGTTCTCCCACCCCGAGCCCGCCGACCTGCGCGCGGCCCTCGAGGAGGCGAGCGGTCAGGATCTCGCCTGGTTCTTCGATCAGTGGCTCTTCCGGACCACCAGCCTGGACTACGCCATCGCCGCCGCCGAGACCGTGGAGGTCGCCGACGGTTGGCGGACCACGGTGACCGTCACGCGCGCGGGCGACGCCTGGATGCCGGTCGACCTTCAGGTCGGAGACGCTCGCCGGCGCCTGACGTCTCGGGAGCGCGAGCAGACGGTGGAGGTGACCACGTCGGAGCGCCCGGCCGAGGCGCGTCTGGACCCCGACCAGCGCATCACGGACGCGGACGACTCCAACGATAGCGCCGCGCTCTAGGGGGCGGTGCCGGTGACGCTCGGGGGCGTCTTCCCGGCCCAGGAGCCTGCGTCCTTCGGACCGCAGGTTCAGGCGGATGGGTGGGCGATCGCCGCCTTCGTGGCCTACCTGATCGTGCTGGTCGGAATCGGCGCATGGTCCAGCCGCTTCTCGTCGCGCGGGATCGGCGAGTTCTTCGTCGGCGGGCGGCGCATGAACCGGCTGGTCGTGGCGCTGTCCGCGGTCGCGTCGGGACGGAGCGTGTGGCTCCTCACCGGCGTCACCGGCCTGGCCTTCGTGCGGGGCGCTTCGGCGCTGTGGGCGGTGGTCGGCTACACGGCGGTGGAGGCGCTGCTCTTCCTCTTCTACGCGCCCAGGCTCAGGCGCTTCGCCGGGGCGCACGACTGCATCACGATCCCCGACTTCCTGGCCGCGCGCTTCGACGACCGGCGCGGCACGCTGAGACTCGCCGCAGGCCTCGTGATCCTCGTCTTCATGGTGATGTACGTCGCCGCTCAGTTCGTGGGCGGGGGCAAGGCGATGGCGGCGAGCTTCGGCCTCGCGCCCGCGCAGGGGGTGCTGCTGACCGCGGTGATCGTGTTGGCCTACACGCTTCTGGGAGGATTTCTGGCGGCGAGCCTCACCGACACCATCCAGGCGATCCTGATGCTCGGCGTGCTGCTCGTGGTGCCTCTGGTCGCGGTTGCGGGCGCGGGCGGGCCCGCGGCGGCGTGGCAGGGCCTCGTCGCGCTGCAGCCGGCCGGGTCCGGTGGCTTCCTGGATCCTCTCGCGATAGGCGCCGGAGCGCTCATCGGCTTCGTCGGAATAGGCCTTGGATCGCCCGGCAATCCGCACATCCTGGTGCGCTACATATCTATCGAAGACCCCGCGCAGTTGCGCTGGGTGGCGGTCGTCGGGACCGCGTGGAATGCGCTCATGGCCGCCGGGGCGATCGTCGTGGGACTGCTGGGCCGGCTCTACTTCGCCACCGTCGATGCCGTGCCCCTCGCCGACGCCGAGAACCTGTTTCCCGCGTTGTCCTCCCAACTCCTGCCGCCCGTTGCTTTCGGGGTGGTCGTAGCCGCCATCTTCGCGGCGATCATGTCCAGCGCCGACTCGCAGCTCCTGGTGGCCGCATCCACCCTCGTGCGCGACATCTACCAGAAGATCATGGGCGGAGGGCGCGAGCTGACTCCCCGCCAGCTGGTAGGCATCAGCCGCGCCGTCGTCACCGCGTTGGTGGCCGTCGCTCTGGTGCTGGGATGGTCCGCGGAGGGGCTCGTCCTGTGGCTGGTGCTGGTCGCGTGGGCGGGGCTGGGGGCCGCCCTGGGCCCGACCACGGTGCTGGCGTTGTTCTGGCGTCGCACCACGCACGCCGGCGTCCTGGCCGGCCTGCTCACGGGGGCCCTGACGACGATAGTCTGGTACAATACGCCGGCGCTGAAGTCCCACCTCTACGAACTGATTCCCGCTTTCGCCCTGTCGCTGTTGGCCACCTGGATCGTGAGCCTGCTCACCGAGCCACCTGGGGACGCAGGCGACGCCATGGCGGTGATGACCGGCGAGCGGCGATCCTGACGAACCACCCGATCGACCGAAGGTTGCCAGCCCGCCGCTCCGTGGTAACTTGACCGCCGACGCTGCTGGGCCGTTTTCGGAGGCGACAAGGACCTGTTTCGGCGTCTCCCGCCGGTTCGTCGCAGCCACCCCTCGGTTCTCATGGCAATGGACAGGGAGTTTCCGGACGCGGTTGTCCAGACCGCCGATACGCGCATCGTTTTCGTCGTCATGGACGGCGTGGGCGGATTGCCGGATCCGGCGACGGGCCTCACGGAGCTGGAGACCGCGAGAACGCCGAATCTGGACCGCGTCGCGGGCCGCGCCGCGGTCGGGCTCCAGCGCCCCGTAGGCGTCGGCGTCACGCCCGGTAGCGGGCCCGGGCACCTGGCGCTGTTCGGCTACGATCCGCGGCGCTGGATGATAGGGCGCGGCGTTCTTAGCGCCCTGGGCGTGGGCTTCGACCTCCGGCCCGGCGATCTGGCGGCGCGCCTCAACCTGGCTACCCTCGACGACACCGGAAGCGTGGTCGACCGGCGCGCCGGTCGACCACCCGACGAGGAGGGGCGGCGCGTCGTGCGGCTGCTGCGCGAGCGGGTGGGCACTCCCGACGGCCTGGAGCTGTTCTGGGAGGCCGAGAAAGAGCACCGCGCGGTCATGATTCTGCGCGGAGAGGGACTTTCGGACGAGTTGGAGGATACCGATCCCCAGAGGACCGGGGCCCAGCCGCTGCGGCCTCGCGCGACGGCACCCGCGGCGGAACGCACCGCCGCTCTCGTTGACCGCGTTCTCGCGGACGCGCGCGCAGCGCTGCGCGCGGAGAGCCCCGCCAACGGACTGCTGGCGCGTGGCTTCGCCCTGTACGAGCGCTACCCGTCCATGACCGAGCGGTACGGCCTGCGGTGTTTGGCGACCGCTCGTTACCCCATGTACCAGGGCGTGGCCCGGCTGCTCGGCATGGAAGTGGCCGCCACCCCTGAGACCGACGCAGCGGCCGTCGCGACGGTGACGTCACGCTACTCCGAGTTCGACTTCCACTTCCTCCACTTCAAGCATACCGATTCGCGGGGAGAAGACGGCGATTTCGCGGCCAAGGTGGCGGCCATTGAAGCGATCGACGCGCTCCTGCCGGATCTGGAGGATCTCGACCCGGACGTGATCGTGGTCACCGGGGATCACTCCACGCCGGCCGTCATGGCCAGCCATTCCTGGCACCCAGTCCCGCTGCTGATCGCGTCGCAGTGGTGCAGGGGAGGGACCTCGGGCTTCGGCGAGCGCGCCTGTCTGGCCGGAGAGATAGGCACCATCGCCGGGCGCAACATCATGGCATTGGCGCTCGCGCACGCGCGACGATTGAGGAAGTTCGGCGCATGAGCGACAACGGATCCGGCGGGGAGGCCTGGCACACGGATGTCCTGGGGCGTGCAGTGGCTCTGGGCGAGCAGGGTCGCTGGGAGGAGATGGCGACCTCCCTGCGCGACGCCCTGAACGCCGAGCCCGACGATCCATATGTGCTCGGCTGGTTGGGCGTGGCGGAGCAGGAACTCGGTCTGGACGAGAGCGCGCGCGAACGGTTCCGAAGATGCCTCGCGCAGAACCCCGCGGACCCGCAACTTCTGGCGCTGGCGGGCTCGGCGCTCGCCGCCTGGGACGATCCCGACGCGGAGGTGGCGCTGCGGGCGGCGGCACTGTCCGGGCCGGATATTCCCGCCGCGCGCCTCCAGTACGGCGCCTACCTTGCTCGTCACGGATTGCTCGACGAGGCGCTGGGGCACCTGAAGGAGGCCGTTCGGCTGGACCCCGATGACCCCGTCGCGTACGCCGAGCTCGGTGGCGCGCTCGCGCTGACGGATCACCTGGATGACGCCATCGACGCGATGGAAGAGGCCCTGGAACGGGCGCCGGAGGACGAATGGACGCGGGTCCTCGTCGGGCTGATGCACCTCGAGCGTGGCGGAAGCGAAGAGGCCGCGCGCGAGTTGCTGGCGGCGTCCAGCCGGGCCACGGAGGACATGGAAGCGCAAGCCCTGGCGGCCCTGGCGGCTGCGGCGATTTCGCGCGACGTGGACGCCCAGGAGGCGCTCATCCGGGCCGAGGAGGCGGCACGAGCGGGGGACGGCCCGTTCCTGCAGGAGATCGAGGAAGCCATCGAGGGTGGTCCCAAGACCGCGCGGATGCTGCTCGAGGGTAGTCTTGGGCCGATGGCGCTGCGGGATCGCCTGTCCGCGCCGCTGTAGCCACGGTGCGCCCGTCCGCCCGCCGCTCAGCCCGCGTGTTGTCCACCCTGGCCCTGGTGGCGGCGCTCGCGTGGCTCGTGCTCGTAGTATTCGTCGTGGTGGCGGGCTCGCGACCCGAGCTGCGGCGCTCCGACGCGATCATCGTGATGGGCGCCGCCCAGTACAATGGCCGGCCGTCTCCGGTGCTCCGGTCGAGGGTGGATCACGCGATCGCGCTGTATGAGGAAGGACTGGCGCCTCGCATACTGTTCACGGGTGGAGTCGGTACCGGAGATACCATCAGCGAGGCCGAGGTGGCGCGTCTATACGCGATGGAATCGGGGGTGCCCGATTCCGTCATCCTGGTCGAGATGCGCGGCCGCACGTCCGCGGAGTCGATGGGAGAAGCGGCTCGGATTCTCCTGGAGCGCGGGCTGAAATCCGGACTTCTGGTCAGCGATCCGTTTCACATGTTGCGCTTGGAAACCCTAGCATGGCGCGGAGGCCTTGTTGGAAACCGCGCCCCCGTAGAGGGTGGGCCGATCGAGCGGAATACGTCGCTGACGGCGCGGTACGTACTTCGGGAGAGCGTGCTCGTCCCGTTGGCGGCTCTGCAGGGCCCGAAAACGGTATCGATCGAGGAAACGCATGGGGCACACTGACGCCGGAGATCGTCCAGGTGGTTGATATCCCCTTCGAACGCCTGCGGCTGGACAACGGGCTGGATCTGATCCTGTCGCCCGAGCCATCGGCGCCCGTGGTCGCTGTCAATCTCTGGTACCGGGTGGGCTCGCGGAACGAGCAATCGGGGCGGACCGGCTTCGCGCACCTTTTCGAGCACATGATGTTCCAGGGCTCGGAGAACGTGCCCGAATCGCGGCACTTCGCAGAGATAGAAAAGGCGGGTGGCTCGCTGAACGGGTCTACGTGGTTGGACCGCACCAACTACTTCGAGACGCTCCCGGCCGATCGCCTCGAGCTGGGACTCTGGCTCGAGTCGGATCGCATGGGCTGGCTGCTTCCCGCCATGACGCAGGAAAAGCTGGACAACCAGCGGGACGTCGTGAAGAACGAGCGTCGCTGGCGCGTGGACAACCAGCCATACGGTGACTGGGATGAGCGCATACAGGCGCTCATGTACCCCGCGGATCATCCCTATCACCACAGCGTGATCGGGTCGATGGAAGACCTCGACGCGGCGTCGCTGCAGGACGTCGAGGCGTTCTTCAAGACATTCTACGCCCCCAACAACGCCGTCCTGACCGTCTGTGGGGATTTCGACTCCGGTCACGCCCGGGACCTGGTGGAGCGTTACTTCGGGCCGATCCCGGGTGGGCCTGTGGTGCCTCCTCTGCCCGGACGCGCGGAAGTGCCCGCGACGCTGGGGGGTGAGGTGCGCGAGCTGGCTGAAGGAGACATTTCGCTGCCTCGCGTCTACGTCGCGTACCGGATCCCGCCGTACGGAGACCCGGCGCACTACCCGGCGGCGGTCGCGGCGCACGTGCTCGCATACGGACGCGCTTCGTCGTTGTATCGGGGGCTCGTGCGAGAACGACAGGTCGCGCAGGACGTGGTGGCGTATGCGTTCCCGGTGGTGGTAGGCGCCTCCATGCTGGTCACGTGGGCCACGGCACGTCCCGGGGTCCCGGTCGAGGAGCTCGAGGCGGCGCTGCACGAGGAGTCGGGGGCGCTCCGGGATGTGGAGGAGCGCGACGTCGAGCGGGCCGTACACCTCATGGAGACAGCCGAGCTGTCGATGCTCCAGCAGGTGGGCGAGCGCGCGGACCAGCTTTCCATGTTCGCGTCGCTGTTCGACGACCCGGCGCGAGTCAACAGCGAACTGGACCGCATACGCGCCGTTCGGGCGGAGGACGTGCGCGCTTTCGCCGAGCGATTCATCACGACCGACAACAGGGCCGTGCTGACATACGTTCCGGGGGATCGGTCGTGAGCGCCTCGAGTCGCACTTCCGCCCCACCGCCCGGTCCGCAGCGCCCGTTCCGGGCACCGGAGGTGCACCGAACGAAGCTCGAGAACGGGCTGGAAGTCATCGTGGCCCGCCAGGGAGATTTGCCCGTGGTCGCCGCGTCGTTCGCGGTGCGCATGGGCGTGGCAGACGAGTCGCCCGGACGCGCCGGGTTGGCCCGGGCGCTGAGCGAGCTGCTGGAGTCGGGCACGGAGCGGCGCGACGCCGATGCGCTCGCGTGGGCGCTGGAGTCCGCGGGCATCCAGCTGGACGTGAGCGCTGGCTGGGACAGCATCGTGGGCGGGACCACGGTGCCGGCGGAGAGGTTCGACCAGGCGCTGGGCATGCTCGCCGAGGTCGTGCGCGAGCCGTCGTTCCCGGAGGACGAAGTGCTCCGCGTGCGCGAGCGGCAGATGGCCAGCCTGCTCCAACGCCGGAAGGATCCGCGCTCGCTGGCGTCGGATATGTCTGCGCGCTTTACGTTCGCGCCGCGAGTGCCCTACGGTCGGCCGGCGGCGGGCACCCGCACGACCGTGAGCGCGATCGAGCGCGATGACGTCGTCGCCTTTTACCGGTCGGCTTTCGGGCCGGGCCACGCGGCGCTCGTCATCGTCGGCGACATCGCGCCGCGGGTGGCCGTCGACGCGGCGCGGCGCCAGTTCGGAGACTGGGCGGAGGACGTGGGAGAGGCACTCCGCTTCGACGTAGAGCCTCGCGTAGACCGGACCACCGTCTTCCTCGTGGACCGGCCGGGTTCCGTACAGTCGGAACTCCGCATCACGGATATCGGCGTGGAGCGGGCGCACCCGGATTATCTGTCGATCCGCGTCATGAACACGGTGCTGGGGGGAGCTTTCACCAGTCGCCTCAACATGAACCTGCGTGAGCGCAACGGCTTCACCTACGGGGCCAGGAGCGGGTTCTCGGCGCGTCGTCGCCCGGGCCCCTTCTCCATCGGCGCCGCGGTCGGAACCGACGTTACGGCGGCGGCGTTGCGAGAGGCCTTGCACGAGGTGCGGCTGCTGCGCGACGAGGGTCCGACGGATGCGGAGGTGGAAGCCGCGCGCGACTACATCGCCGGCATCCTTCCGCTCCAACTCCAGACGGTGCAGCAGCTCGCCGCCAGGTTGGCCGGCCAGTTCATCTACGGCATGCCCGACGACTATCTCGCCACCTACCAGGATCGCGTGCGCTCGGTCTCCACGGGGGACGCGGCGCGAGTGGCGCGCGAGCGACTGCGTCCGGATCGCTTCGCTATCACGGTGGTGGGCGACGCCGGCGCCATAAGGGCCGACATCGAGGCGCTCGAACTGGGCCCGGTCGAGCTGGTGGACGCTGCGGACGAGGGCGCCTCGGACTCCGCCGGATGAGCGACCGGTCGGCGCGCGTACATCGACGCGTCGTCTACGATGGGAGGGTGGTAAGGCTCAATGTGGACACGGTCCGCTTTCCCGATGGCAGGACGGGCGAACTCGAGCTGATCGAGCACCCGGGAGCGAGCGCCGTCCTGCCGCTCCTGGATCCCCCGGAGGCGGACGATCCACGGATAGCATTGCTGCGCCAGTATCGCTACGCCGGCGGCGGTCGACTACTGGAGGTTCCGGCCGGTACCCGGGACTCACCGGACGAGGGGTGGGAGGCGTGTGCGAGGCGCGAACTGGAGGAGGAGACCGGCCTGGTCGCCGGAGAGATGCACGAGCTGGGGGAGATCCTGACTACGCCGGGGTTCACGGACGAGCGCATCCGGCTTTTCGTGGCGTGGGACGTGCACGCGGGCACGGCTGGCCCCGAAGCCGACGAGTACCTCGAGGTGGTCCACACGAGCCTCGCTGGCGCCCTGCGGTCGGCTCGGGCCGGCGACATCACCGACGCAAAAACCCTCTGCAGCCTGTTCCTGACCGAGGCCTGGCTGCAAAGCCGCCGCTAGCCGCGCCACTCCCTGTGGCAGAAGTGGGTCAGTGGCGGAATGGCTCGCGTCCCCTTTTTCGGACGTTCCCAGGCGAGGGTGCGCGCGCCTGCGTTCGAGAGCATTGCGCAAATCGTTGTGCGACAACTTATTACAGTTGGGTGCAGACGGTGGGGCGGGGTGGTATGGAAACTGCCCCTTCGCAGGGCGGCAGCGGCGGTCGGGAACGTCCCGGCGCTTGCTCCCCTTCGGAAAGCGAAGGAGGCGAACGATGGCCGCACGGGTGATAGCGTCGGTTCCGGCGAGCGAAACTCGCGAACGCCTGCTCGCTCGGAATGACAGCGAGCTGGTCGCGGAGTTTCTCGCGGGCGAGTACCGCGCCTTCGACGAACTCGTCGGCCGTTATCAGGATCGCCTGCTCAACTTCATCTACCGCACGATCGGCGACCGGGATCGGGCCGAGGATCTGGTCCAGGAGACGTTCGTGCGCGTTTACCGGCACCTGCACCGGTTCGACCAAACCAAGAAGTTCTCCACCTGGATCTACACGATCTCCGGGAACCTGGCCAAGAACGAGTTGCGCAACCGATCGCGCAATCCGCTGGTGCTGTTCCAGGCGATCAAGAAAAACTGGGATACGGATCACAGGCCGCTCGAGTGGGAAGACAACAGCTACAGGCCCGACGATCTGTTCCGTAAGCGGCATCTGAAGGAGACGGTGGAGTGGGCGGTGACCAAGCTGCCCGAGCACCATCGGATCGTGTTCGTTCTTCGTGAACTGCAGGGAAAGACGTACGAGGAAATCGCCGATATTACGGGCGTCAACCTCGGTACGGTGAAGAGCCGGCTGAACCGGGCGCGCAACAACTTCGCCCAGATCATCGCCGATAAATTGAAGTAGCCGCCGGGGTGGCGGCGTATGGCCACGGTGCTCGCCGAACTCGTGCATAGGTTCGCGTAGCTTCCGTGGGGTGGAGCAACGGGGCACGCGGGGCGTACCGCGGCCCCGTTTGCTTTTCGAAGCAACCGGCGCTCGAGGGGAACCTCGGACGCCGGTTCGCCGTACCAGATCCGGTCGGACGGTCGGTCGTTGGTCCTCGCTCGGGGACTTCGGGAGGAGCCGACGCGTCTTCGTATCGGTACGGAGTGGTTCGATGGGTTTCGACCAGTCTAACAGGCACCCGATAGCCGGATTCGCCGGTTCCCTGGGGTGCGACGGATTCCGGGAGCGTCACGCCGAGTACGTGGATGGCGTGATGGACCCCGATACCGCTGATCGGTGGCGACGGCACGCGACCGAGTGTCTGCCGTGCGCCCGTTACGATCGGTCCATCCGGCGCAGCTGTGCGCTGGTCGAGTCGCTTCCTCCTGTCCGTGCCGGCGAGGATTTCACGGTTCGCCTGAGGGCGCGCCTCGCGCGAGACCGAAGGCGCAGGGGTCGCTTCATCGCGACCGGGCAGCTCGTGGTTCCCGGCGCTGCGGTCATCGCGCTGGTGGCGGCCGTCGCGTGGAGCCCGCTCCTGCGCACCGCGGAGGGCGCCGCCGAGCCCGTGGAGCTGGCGCCGGTGCAGGCACGCCTGCCGGGGCCGTCGCCGATGGCACCGCAGCTTGGTGGCGGAGCGTATTTGACTGGTCCCCGCCTCTATCGGGCGGATACGACCGTCCCCGGTGTCTGGCTCGGCGATGTGGGCCTGCCGCACAGCCACATGCGGACCGTCCTCCAGCAGGTTTCTGGCCGGGACCCCGGCTATCCCACGGTGTT from Gemmatimonadota bacterium encodes:
- a CDS encoding tetratricopeptide repeat protein, which produces MSDNGSGGEAWHTDVLGRAVALGEQGRWEEMATSLRDALNAEPDDPYVLGWLGVAEQELGLDESARERFRRCLAQNPADPQLLALAGSALAAWDDPDAEVALRAAALSGPDIPAARLQYGAYLARHGLLDEALGHLKEAVRLDPDDPVAYAELGGALALTDHLDDAIDAMEEALERAPEDEWTRVLVGLMHLERGGSEEAARELLAASSRATEDMEAQALAALAAAAISRDVDAQEALIRAEEAARAGDGPFLQEIEEAIEGGPKTARMLLEGSLGPMALRDRLSAPL
- a CDS encoding M28 family peptidase yields the protein MGRYRFDGRSIQVAATVVSLLILILPGAASGIQDEPPEGTPAALDARVLDVVAAVSAERIERDIRVLAEFGTRHTMSDTLSATRGIGAARRWIRDEFDRISAACGGCLEVSFQGYVQEGNEQSRIPVDTRIVNVIAIQRGAGHPDRYVIMSGDIDSRVSDGLDATSDSPGANDNASGMAGALEAARVLSRYTFDKSIVYVGLSGEEQGLYGGRHMAQVAADSGWVIEGVLNNDMIGNIEGVDGVVDNTTFRVFSEPVPPSTTERQHASHRFFGGEVDGPSRQLARYVQRITKTYLGDRNVGALLIYRLDRFGRGGHHRPFNDAGFPAVRIMETHENYTRQHQDLRVEDGIAYGDVIEGIDFDYAAKLTAVNAATLASLAWAPPPPSGVEIRGAVRPSARLNWTPVEDPDLVGYKVYWRATTAPQWTNWRWVGAASEHTMEGMVIDNFLFGVAAVGADGNESAVVFPTPGR
- a CDS encoding sodium/proline symporter, with the translated sequence MPVTLGGVFPAQEPASFGPQVQADGWAIAAFVAYLIVLVGIGAWSSRFSSRGIGEFFVGGRRMNRLVVALSAVASGRSVWLLTGVTGLAFVRGASALWAVVGYTAVEALLFLFYAPRLRRFAGAHDCITIPDFLAARFDDRRGTLRLAAGLVILVFMVMYVAAQFVGGGKAMAASFGLAPAQGVLLTAVIVLAYTLLGGFLAASLTDTIQAILMLGVLLVVPLVAVAGAGGPAAAWQGLVALQPAGSGGFLDPLAIGAGALIGFVGIGLGSPGNPHILVRYISIEDPAQLRWVAVVGTAWNALMAAGAIVVGLLGRLYFATVDAVPLADAENLFPALSSQLLPPVAFGVVVAAIFAAIMSSADSQLLVAASTLVRDIYQKIMGGGRELTPRQLVGISRAVVTALVAVALVLGWSAEGLVLWLVLVAWAGLGAALGPTTVLALFWRRTTHAGVLAGLLTGALTTIVWYNTPALKSHLYELIPAFALSLLATWIVSLLTEPPGDAGDAMAVMTGERRS
- a CDS encoding M1 family metallopeptidase; this encodes MSLAACGKSRPELSPPEVAPPAPTVEVAPDMDFRNGVEYRVEARLEEGPDLLNARAELRYTNRSREAIDTLWFQQYLNAFRPNSGWATYDAEHQDESPFQELGPDEHAFERISAAEIDGQGVTPVYPGAPDSTVMALPLARPLARGQTVVVRIDWQARLATLARRQGRRGRHFDFAQWYPRIAVYDDEGWKVNPLIRPGEFFGEFGAWDVTLDLAADQVVASTGVPVSGDPGYEAAAAAGFRPFSLARDAYGEAPPAGALGLLAETIEPGRKRVRFLAEEVHHFAWSTSPEYIYEGGRWKDLPVHVLYQPGDEEEWGNGVVLERTYAALDYMQEIFDTYPWPQFTNIHRIEGGGTEFPMLIMDGGAQLGLIVHETAHQYAHGILASNEWRHPWLDEGMASFLTTWFGEASGGQTTADAWGGLVNTVGGWDGSGESEVVDQHAADFSSFQAYGRMSYNKGSAVLYMARELLGEDAMRRGLKLYYQRNKFSHPEPADLRAALEEASGQDLAWFFDQWLFRTTSLDYAIAAAETVEVADGWRTTVTVTRAGDAWMPVDLQVGDARRRLTSREREQTVEVTTSERPAEARLDPDQRITDADDSNDSAAL
- a CDS encoding 2,3-bisphosphoglycerate-independent phosphoglycerate mutase, encoding MAMDREFPDAVVQTADTRIVFVVMDGVGGLPDPATGLTELETARTPNLDRVAGRAAVGLQRPVGVGVTPGSGPGHLALFGYDPRRWMIGRGVLSALGVGFDLRPGDLAARLNLATLDDTGSVVDRRAGRPPDEEGRRVVRLLRERVGTPDGLELFWEAEKEHRAVMILRGEGLSDELEDTDPQRTGAQPLRPRATAPAAERTAALVDRVLADARAALRAESPANGLLARGFALYERYPSMTERYGLRCLATARYPMYQGVARLLGMEVAATPETDAAAVATVTSRYSEFDFHFLHFKHTDSRGEDGDFAAKVAAIEAIDALLPDLEDLDPDVIVVTGDHSTPAVMASHSWHPVPLLIASQWCRGGTSGFGERACLAGEIGTIAGRNIMALALAHARRLRKFGA